From Apilactobacillus bombintestini:
TTCTTAGTAGGTAGTAATGGACGCATGAAGAATAGTCCTGCAATAATAACTACCGCAACGATAGGAATAATCATTCCGAATAAGTCACGCCATGAGTAGTTAATTAAGATCCAACCGGATAAAGTAGGTCCAATAGCTGGTGCTAAACCAACTACGATTCCGGATAGACCCATGGCTGCCCCACGTTTTTCAGGTGGGAAAATAGTAAGCATGATAGTTTGTAGTAAAGGCATAGTTACCCCTACTCCTAATGCTTGGATTAAACGACCTGCCAATAAGGTACCAAAGTTAGGTGCCATAAATGACATAATGGTCCCGATTTCAAAAACTGTCATGGCACCTAGGTAAAGCCATTTAGTGTTAACTCGACTAGATAGCCATGCACTGACTGGAATTGCTACCCCATTTACCATCATAAATCCAGAAGTTAACCATTGTACTGTTGGAGTATCAATGGAGAAAGCTTTCATTAATGTAGGAAATGCAGTAGACAAAATTGTTTGGTTAAGAATAGTACAGAATGTCCCTACTAATAGTAGAACTACTAGCATGGTTTTGTTATATTTCTTACCGTTCATATCTACATTCATATGCTTGTCCCCTTTTCTTTTATAATTTTCTCTATAAATTTCGACTGTGATAAATATACTCTTAGTATTATTCTTTGTCAACGTATTTGACAAGGTTATTAAATAATATATAATTATTATTGATAATTTAATACGTATCGATGATAATTTAACAAAAGTAATTTAATAAAAGAGGTGTGATTTATGTCTAATGAGCACATAGAAAAATATAGTAAAGATGAAATATCCGAGTACTCTAAACGTATTCAAAAGTCCATGAAAAACACTAATTTATCTATTGGAATTGGTGCATTATCAAGAACTTGTAACGTACCACAAAGTAAAATTAGATACTGGCAACAAAAAGGATATATCACTTGTAAAAATAAGGATAAAAATACCAATTATCGTTACCCACTCAGCACACTTTATAAAGTAGAATTGATAAAATCGTTCCTAGATTCCGGCTACACGTTAGCTAAGTCCGCTGAAAAGGCATCCTTTATTGATGACACAGGTGAGTTACTTCATAAGTTAATATATGAGCGTTTTGAATCACTAGACGTAATTGATGGAAATGCTTCTATTGATATGGGTCCTATCGAAGATGATCCCAATAAACATATTCATTTCGTAAATAATGATGGAAAAATGGAAGCCAGAATCATTCAACACAAATCATAATATTAGATATAAGTACAATTTATTGGTTAAAAAGGATTTCTGCATAAGAAATCCTTTTTAATTACCAATATTGAGACAACCTATTTTGATATATTAATTTTTTTAATCTATAATTGTTTATAAGGATACTTAAGCAATTATTCAGGTATCAAATTATCAATATTATATAATGATATAAAACATATTTCCTAAGGAGGAAAATATATACAATGTGGTTTTTAAACATAATTAACGACTTTATTATTGGATACCCCATTGTTGTATCTGCCATCTGGATTGTAGGTGCAATTTTTGAATCCATATATCGTCGCTCCGAAAAGTTTGCAAAGGTTAGTGGTGACGACTTAGTTTCTATTTTGGTGCCTGCGCACAACGAAAAAGACACTTTAGAAGATGCTATTAAAGCCATTTCAAAGGTAGATTATTCCAACTTTGAAGTTATCCTAGTGGATGACAAAAGTAGTGATAATACCCTAGAGTTAATGTATAAACTTCAAAAAGAATATGCTGATCAATTCAAAATTAAGATAGTTCCTATCGAGCATAATCAAGGAAAAGCAAATGCTATGAATGAAGGATTTGCTGTTTCTGAAGGTAAATATATCCTAGGAATGGATGCTGACTCACTACTAGATAAAAATTCCGTTAAAGAATTACTAAAGACTCTAAAATCCAATGATAAATTGGGTGCTGTGGCTGGTAAGCCAGTAGTAAGAAACCGTACTACTGTACTGGGACGCCTTCAATTACTAGAATACATTGGTGTTATCGATATTATTAAGAAAGCTCAATCTTTCTTATATGGTCGTATCAATACCGTTTCTGGTGTTATCGTTGGTTTCCGTCGTGAAGCACTAGAAGATGTAGGTGGTTGGCATACTGATGTTATCACCGAAGATATCGATATTACTTGGCGTCTATACCGTAAAGGCTGGCAAGTAAGTTACCAACCAACCATGATTTGCTGGATCTTAGTTCCTGAAAAGACTAAGAACTTAATTAAGCAACGTCGTCGTTGGGCTCGTGGTGGTATGGAAGTTATTGCTAAGAACCATGATTTATTACTACACAGTACAATTACCCAAAAAGCCCTACTATATGAAACTATCATTAGTAGTATTTGGGCCGTTTTAACTGCTTTAAGTACTATTTCTTATTTCTTCAATTTATTCCTAATTCATGAAATTCAATTAGATGGTGATGTTTTACTAATCCTTATCTTAGTAAGTATTTTCCAATTCTGTATTGGTTTCTACGGTTCTCACGAATCAGCATTACTAGATTTTGTGGATTTATTATTGATTCCAGCTTACATCGTATACTACTGGATGATTAACCTGGTTTCATGTATCTTAGCTCTAGTATCATTCTTCTTAGATCCTGACAACGTAGGTACATGGAGCAGTCCTGACCGGGGGTTAAATAATTATGAAAAAAAGAAATTTGGATGATTACGATTTATTCGTTATCAGAAAGAAAAGCACATTTTTAAGAAAGCTAATGCATTTTGTATTATTCTCACTCTTATGGATTTATGTAATATTCGTATTAGTAACTAATTTAGCCTTCTTATTAGGCTATTACAGCGATGATTTCGTTAGTTTTTATCTATTATTAAACCTAAATTATATTTTATATATCAAGATTATAGTAGCTATTATTATTTTAATTGTGTTAACTTCAATCTACTCAATCTTTAGATTGAAACAATTACGGAGGTTAAACAAACATGTCGACCAAAAGTAGAAGATTTTCAAGAAAGCAACGTAAAATTATCGTAGTTATCTTTGCAATTATTATTGTTATTTTAATGTCCTTTACTATTCACAAATCTATCCAATACGATAAAGGTAGCAGCGAATACTATGGACTATCTAAGCAAGAAGAAAAAAGCAAAAATGGTATTTTAGTTTTCTGTTACCACCGAATTTTGAAAGACAATTTTGGAGTTAATGTTTCAAGAACCCTATCTACTAACTCACAATTACATGATTTCAACGTTCCTGCCAATGAATTTAAAGATCAAATGAAATTCCTACACGACCATCACATTAAAGTGGTTTCCAGTGCAGAAATGGTTAAAATGACTAATTCTAAGAAACCTATTCGTGGTAAATACGCTGTATTGACTTTCGATGATATTGATAGAACTACTATCGATAACGCCATTCCAACTATGAAAAAGTATAAATTCCCATTTACTACTTTCATCATTACTGGAAACACTGGTAGATATCGTGAAGGTACTCAATTAGCTACTTGGAAACAAATTCAAGGAGCTCGTCAAGAAGCTGGTAATTTAATGACTGTTGGTTTACATACTAATAATATGCATTACCTAACATCATCACTAATTCCTATCTTTAACTTACCTCACAATTACCACCGTTTCACTCGTGACTTTGCTAAATCACGTGTAGTATTGAAGAAACACACCGGAATTTATGGTGAAGAATTCGCCTACCCTTACGGTGGTGGAACTGATCGTATTTCTAACTTCTTGAGACACCAACACCTAGGTTGGGTTGGTACTCTAGATAGTGGTGTAGTTTACAATCACGGTAATGGTAAACATTCTGATTTAATCTATACTCCACGTATGATTATTAACAACAATAGTTGGCCAAGTATTCATAAATGGTTTACTAATAAATAAAAAAGACGCTCATATGCAAATATGGGCGTTTTTTAGTACATAAAAAGACCTACTGTATAAACAGTAGGCCTTTTGTTTAAAGTCTTAAATTAATCGTCTAATTTAGTTTTGTTAACTACTTCAAGTTTGTCATTGAAATCGTAAACAACTGGTTCACCAGTCTTCATTTCTAAATCCATGATGTCATCATCAGAGATTCTTTCAATGTACTTACTTAAAGCACGTAGTGAGTTACCGTGGGCAGCAATTAAAACGTTCTTGCCATCTAATAATTTAGGAGCAATTTGGTCAGCCCATAGAGGCATTACACGTTCTAGAGTAACCTTTAGGTTTTCACCACCAGGGATTAAGTTAGGATCTAAGTCCTTGTAACGACGATCGTTAACAGCTGAACCTTCATCATCAGCACTCAATAATGGAGGTAGAGTGTCGTATGAACGACGCCAAATGTGTACTTGTTCGTCTCCGTACTTTTCAGCAGTTTCCTTCTTGTTTAGACCTTGTAGACGACCGTAATGACGTTCGTTTAATCTCCAAGTCTTAGTTTCTGGAACCCATAGTTGGTCGGATTCTTCTAGTGCGTAGTGTAAAGTCTTGATAGCACGAGTTAATACTGAAGTGTATGCATAGTCAAATTCTAGACCTGCCTTCTTAATTAACTTACCAGCTTCTTTAGCTTCTTCAACACCCTTGTCACTTAAATCAACGTCTTCCCAACCAGTGAATTGGTTTGAAAGGTTCCATTGACTTTGTCCGTGACGAATCAATACAAGTTTTGCCATAGGTTAAAACCCCTTTCTGTTTCTTAAATTAACAATATAATTCTACACCAAAATAGAAAATTTTACATCCTATTTCCTAATTCTCTTGAGATTTATCTTCTTTTTTAGTTTTAATCCCTTTTTACTTTCACCTTTTACACCAATGATTTCTAGGAAGAAAGCCAAGATAGGTACAGAAACGATTAAGCCCCATGCACCAAATACTTCTTCACCGATCAATAAAGCGCAGAAAGTGTAGAAAATAGGCAATTCAGTTCTAGAAGACATTAATTTTGGATTCAAAATGTAAGCTTCTAGGAAGTGGACAATCATAATCATAATAACTAAGTATATGATGTAGCGAATGCCCCCTACTGAGTATCCTACAATAGATAATGGCACTAGTGAAATAATTACCCCTGCTACTGGAACTAAACTTAAGAAGAATACCATAATGGATAAAATTACTAATTGTGGCATACCTAAAATAGCCATGATGATAGTAGTAAATATAGTATTGAAAATAGCAATTAGAAATTGTGCTTCTAACACTACCCCGAAAGTCTTAGTAAAAGTCTTAGCAAAGTAATATACATCTTGGAAGAACCAAGAGAATTTAGAAGTTAAGAAGCGTTTACTAAATTCTGCCATTGATTTTTCTTCCAAAGTAAAGAAGAAACTCAAAATTAATGACATAAAGAAAGTTAATCCCATTTGACCAATACTTTGAATATAGTCAAATAACAATGAGAAACTGCCCTTTACTTCAGACAAGAAATTGGAACGGTGAATAAATTCGGTAATCATTGATTGAATTCTTTCATCACCGACAAAATTATCTGGATCATTGTAGAAAGCTACAATGTGTTTAGAAGTCATGATAGCTTGATCATAAATTACAGGTGAGTAAATGGCAATCACAGCCACCACTGCTGCTATAAATATCAAATAAGTTATTATAACTAATAACGGTGCGGGGATCTTAATGTATCTTCGTACAAAAAGAACCCACTTAGTTACTAACAAAGAAAAAATGAAAGTTAGTAACAACATGCTTATCATATCGCGCATTAAAAATAGCACGAAAATGATAAATATTAATACACACCAACGTCTCAAATCCACGTTGGCAACGAATTTATCCCACCATTTCATACAGACACCTCGAAAAAAATTTTGTACGTCCATTATAACATTTAACTACATAAAATTAATTAAATTTATCGGTGGTATATACTTACAAAAAGTACCCTTAAAAGTGTATACTAGTATGGTGGTTAATATTATAGAAAGGACTGTTCTAATGTTTGAAAAAACCTTTTTTAAAACATTTTTTAAACACGGATTCGACGAACCCATTAAAGTAAATTACTGGGACGGCAAATCTGAACAATATGGTGATGGCGAACCTAAGGCAGTTATCACTATGAAAGAACCAATTCCAATTAAAGATATTCGAAAGAATGCTTCAATTGCATTGGGTGAAGCATACATGGACGGAAAAATCGAAGTTGAAGGTAGCATGGAAGACTTAATCGTTGCTGCATACCGTAAATCAACTAGTTTTATCCGTGATCACAAATACATTAACTTTTTGCCAAAGCAAAACCATAATGAATCTACTAGTAAGAAAGATATCCAAAGTCACTATGACATTGGTAATGATTTCTACAAGATTTGGTTAGATAAGACCATGACTTACTCATGTGCTTACTTTGACGACACTGATGATTTGTACGAAGCACAAGTTAAAAAAGTGCATCACATTATCAAAAAATTAAACCCTCAACCAGGTCGTACCCTTCTAGATATCGGTTGTGGTTGGGGTACTTTAATGCTTACTGCTGCTAAGGAATACGACCTTAAAGTAGTTGGTGTTACTCTAAGTCAAGAACAATGCGATTACGTAAACTCACAAATTGAAAAACTTGGTTTACAAGACAAAGCTGAAGTTCGTTTACAAGACTACCGTGATTTAGATGAACAATTTGATTACATCACTTCTGTAGGTATGTTCGAACACGTAGGTAAAGAAAACCTAGACGAATACTTCGGTTGCGTTGCCAAATACTTAAAAGAACATGGTGTGGCTTTAATCCACGGTATCACAAGACAACAAGGTGGTGCCTTCAACGGTTGGATTAACAAGTACATCTTCCCAGGTGGCTACGTTCCAGGTATGACTGAAAACCTAGACCACATTGTTGATAACGGTCTACAAATTAGTGACTTAGAATCACTAAGAAGACATTACCAACGTACTTTGGAACACTGGGACAAGAACTTCAACGATCATATCGATGAAGTTAAAGAAGTTATGGGTGATGACGAACGCTTCTTAAGAATGTGGGACTTATACCTAAAGACTTGTGCCGGTTCATTCAAAGCTGGAAATATCGATGTTATGCAATACTTACTATCTAAGGGACCTTCTGGACAAGAACTACCTATGACACGTGATTACATGTATAAAGAAGATAAATAATTAAGATAAATTAAAAGAGCTAATCGAAATTCGATTAGCTCTTTTTTTATTGTCTTTTTATTAATGTTTATTTTTATTTTATAGAAATACTGCTAATAGCATAACTGAGGCTAAGCCCAGGATTACTGAAATTGCCATGGAACGTGTCCAATACGCAATCAAAAATACTAATAAAGCAGCAATTAATTCTGGAGCTTTTCCAGAAATTGACAAAGTATATGATGATGTAATACACAAATCCTTTACTACTAGTGAAGTAAATAAAGCAATTGGAATGTATCCCATCCATTCATTAAACCACTTAGGAATTTTTCTGGTTCTAAAAAATGATAATGGCACAAATCTTGGGATAAAGGCCACGATGAAACATAATATTATAAGAAAAAAATGTTGTGTTGAATTCCACTCCATAGAAAATCTCCTACTCCGTTTCTTCTTCGAATTTATCTTGTGGTGTTCCCGCAGGGTTCTTAAACAAGCGTAACAAACGATTCTTCTTGTAGCGCTTGTAGTGGCTGCGGATCCAGGATTCTATAAAGAAACCTACAAAAGAAGCTAATAATGTTGAAACTACTAAACCTAGTGTTGACTTCATTAATAACATGAAGACAATTGCTAGTCCAATAGTTAGCAAGATAATTAATACCTTCAATAATGACTTCATTTGCATTACCACCATGTAGATAAATAACGCAGTTAAGGCAAAGTGAACCACTGTCAAATTAATAGAAATGGATGAACCTACTAGACTTCCAATTACTGTACTAATAGTCCATACCACTAACGCGTAATGTTCAATTTGTAATGCGTCTTCTGGTGTAAACTTCTTATCAGTAGAAAGTTTCAAATAGTTTACCGCATAAGTTTCATCATTCAATGAAAGTGCAAAAACTACCGTAAACCAAAATGATTTTCCTTGTAAATACTTAGAAATACTTGAACCTAATAATGCATATCTTAGTTCCAAGAAGAATAACATAATTACAATTGAAAGTAATGGTGAATTAATTGTTAGCATGGAAGCTATCAAAAATTGTGCACCACCTGAGAAAACCACTAGTGAAACTAATGCTGTCAATAAGGTGTTAAAACCTGCTGCATGTAACAAAATTCCACACGCAATTCCAATGGGAACGTAACTAATGTTCAAAGGCATGGCTGTCTTTACATTAGTCAGCCAACGCGGTTCATTTGGATTTGGTATTTGCTTTGTCAAATAATATTCCCCCGTTTAAAAACCATAGGTATCATTTTTACGCTATCTTGTAATTTAGCCTAATGAAAAATTAAACTGCATACACATTATAACGCAAAATAGTTTCAATAATCTAACTTAATTTACAATATTTTAAATAGTAATCATATGAACACTGTTATAATAACAATTCTCAACAAAAATAGATAGCCTTATTTATGTTGCAAGAATGCATTCAAATATTGTTGACTTAATTTATAAGAACGTTGGCCATTGTATCCAGAATCTGCAACTCCCCAAATACAAATAGCAGCGCTTATTTCCCTTTTACCATGATATGCATCGGAAAAATTATTATCATCCCACACATGCGAATTCCACTTTTTCAATGCTTGCTTCCAATAGCTACGAGAATCAGCGGTATACATTTTCTTATTATTAATTACATATAAATAATAGAAATCACAATTGATAACGTTAAAGCCCTTCTTTACCAATTGAGGTAAGGTAGCACGTAAACGAATCATTTCACGACGATCATGTTGATTACTAATTTCACCATTTCTACTCCAGTAGAAAACTAAAATATTCTTGTGAATTTTAGAAATAACTCGTTTGTGAAAACCATCATTCCAGGCAGATAACTTCTTACCATGTTTGTTAACATAACTGTCCATGGCATTAAGATACTTAGCAAAGGTTTTTTCTTGGCTCTTAGTATCTACTGATAATTCATCAGTTCCGATACCAATATGCATCCCCTTGCTCAACAAAGGAAGGTATTCCGACAAAATACGTTTGGATAATGCTAAAGTATGTGCACTTCCGTACTTCATTTCATGATAACCGCCCTTTTGTACTACTTGGCGTTTTATATGACGACCCTTTTTAGAATAACTTAACAAGCGTAGAACACTTTCGTCATGTCCAGGTAAATCAATTTCGGGTATTAATTCAATATGTCGTTGTTTGGCATAACGGATCAATTCTTTTAATTGATTTTTACTTAGAAAGGCTTTCTTAGTCTTTTTGTTATAGTAAATGCCATGCTTTTTTACGGCCTTACGGGTAGTTTGGCCTAAGTAAGCATTTTCTACACCAAAGCGTTCGTTATCAGTTAAATGTAAATTCAAAAAACTAGCATGGTGTTTAGACAAAGTTCGAATATATTTTTTAATCAAATCAGGAGAATAAAAGGTTCGAGCACTATCGAGTGTCATCCCTTTTCTTCCCGTCTTAACACTTGCTGAAGCGGTCGTACCAAAAAGTCCGGTACTACATAGCAATAAAGCAATACTTAATATACATATCCATTTTCGTTTCATATGTCGTTCCCCCGAGTATTATTCACCTTATATTCTATCACGAAAGTATAATTTATAGGACAAAAAAGAGCCGTCATGACGCTGACGACTCCATTTAATTAAAATAGATTAAGAATTTTATGCCAAATCCGTGCAAAGAAGTTAATAGATTTAACATTTTGATTAGATTTTAAACTTACTGTGTTATTTACACCGGGTAGATAAGAAATTCCCATTACTTTTCCGGTGGCAATTACATCTTCATCAGTAAATGGTGCTTCTACTCCATGATTTCCTTGATAATTCTTAGTAGGTTTTACATCTACGATATTAAACATTTGTTTTTTAGTTAGCCAAACGTTAGTATTTTTCGCGATGCTTAAATCCACATGTTTACGTTTACCGTCGGCTACATTAATCATGCCATTGTTAAAACCGTTGGTAATACCATTTAGATAAGCACCCTTAGGTAAAGCAAAGTAGTGATACTTAGCAAATACATATTTCATTAACTTTCTAGTTTGGATAAAACGATTAGGATCATATTGACCTTTATTAGGCACTCCCATCACTACGGTAATAATACGACGACCATTTTTCACCGCTGTACCGGTAAAACAAGCCTTAGCAGTGTCGGAAGTCCCTGTCTTTAGTCCATCTACCATAATGTCAGGTAATGCTTGGCTACGGCCTTTAATCATCCAATTCCAATTTAGCATAGTAGTTTTTTCAAACTTAGTAGTATTAGCTGACGTACTCTTTAAAATATCAGGATATAGTTGCAATATCTTCATAGCTAATAGTGCCATGTCACGAGCTGATAATTTATTTTCGGCATCATAAGGCGCATCTTTGAAACCTAATGCCCCCACTTCGCCGTTAGTTAATCCACAAGCAGTATAAATAGTGGCATCTTTAATGCCTAAATCTCGTGCTTGATGTCTCATCATTAACGCAAATTTTTGAGTACTGCCGTGGGCTAAACCATATCCTAATGCCATAGTGGCGGCATTTTCTGAATATACGGCTGCTTGATATAACTGACGGATGGTGTAGTAATGACCTAATTTCAACTTAACGTTAGCATAGTCTTTATCCACACTTAATTTATGTAAATCACGATTGATTTTTACTTTATCGTTCCAGTGTGCTTGACCATTATGAATCATATGCAAGGTTACGTATAAAGTTAATAGCTTACTCATAGAAGCTACTGGCAAGGCCTTATTAATATTTTTAGCATATAATAATTGGCCCGTCTTATAATCAATCGCCAACGCGGACTTAGCATCCAATTGCAAAGGCTTATTGCTCTTCAATAATTTTTGCGTGTCTTTATCTAACTTTTTACTACGCGCGATTTCTTCGGTTTTATCTTGGCTAGCTTGTACGTTGGGCACCGTACTAGTAGCGATTCCTAATAACATAACTAAACTAACTATCACTAAAGATAACTTAAGGGACAGCTTATTTGGCATTTTTACATCTCCTAATGTTTTCCCTGTGCGGGTATTAATTTATTTTCTTGTTGAATGGGTAAATGCAAACTAAAAGTGGTTAATTTATCATTAGAAGATACTTCACAGTATCCGCCATGTAACTTAACAATTTCATTTACAATCGCTAAACCCAAGCCCGTTCCACTAGTGGACTTGTTGCGAGAATTTTCTACACGATAAAAACGATCAAAAACGTGATCTAGTGATGCTTCAGGAATTTTTTCTCCGTCATTGGCCACCTTAATCACTAATTCTTTAGGGTTAATTTGTTTGCCTTCTAAATAAAGATTTTCCCCGTCTTTACCGTATTTCAAAGCATTAGTTAATAAGTTACCAATAGCTCTGGCTAATTCATCGGGATTAGCTTCAATTTCTAAATGCGTAAAATTGGTAGTGGTATGCAACTTCATCTCATGCTCATTAGCTAATAAATCATATTCAGCAGATAATTGATCGAGCATCGATTGCATTTCAACTTTACGTACCTGTGAAGGCTTACGATTACTTTCGGTTAACTTAGTATATTCAAATAATGAATCGGCTAAATCCTTCATTTGTTTAGCTTTAAAATAAGCGATGTGTACGTATTTATATAAATCATCCGTAGAGTTAAATTGATGATTCTCAATCAATCCTAAATAACCAATAATCGAAGTTAATGGTGTACGGATATCATGCGAAACATTCGAAATTAATTCGTCCTTAGAACGCTTCGTCTTTAATTCTTCGGACATAGAATGAATTACGTTTTCTACTAAAATGTTAATACTATCAACAATCTTTCGTTCATCCCCTTGAAAACGATAAGGGATTTGATGATCAAAATGACCATCAGCTATATAGTACAACTCGGCGATAATGCGTTGTTGTTGAATATGACGATAATGCATATACAAACGAATGTACAAGAAAAACATATCTAACGCAGCAATGGTCACAATGAAAACATTGCTCCAGTTCCATAATTGTTCATTATTACCTGCTAAAATTGAATGACCAATATGAATTAATTCATGTTGCCAATCCGGATGAGTAGCGTAATAAACTTCAATTACGTAAAATACTAAAAAGTTCACTAATAGGATGAAAAGACTGGTTAACACCGCATCCATTAGTAAACTAATTTTTTCTTTATGCGTTAAGGTCATGGCTTTATTCTTGGTTTTCATTGACACGATATCCTACTCCCCAAACTGTTTCGATTACCGTTCTACCGTTAGTAGCTGCTTCTAATTTATCTCGTAAGTGACTAACGTGCACCATTACTGTTTTGGCAGAAATGATACTTTCTTGGCGCCAAACACTTTCGAAGATTTCGTTCGCTGAGTATACCCTGCCGGGGTGACTAGCTAGCAAATATAAAATACCGAACTCGATAGCAGTTAATGCGATGTTTTCGCCTTCACTATTCTTTACTTCATGGGCTTCACGATTAATCGTTAAAGTCCCTACATGAATAATTTCGGGTTCTTTTACTAATACGTTATCGGAATATCTACGTAATACCGAACGCATTCTAGCGACTACTTCTAAGGGGTTAAA
This genomic window contains:
- a CDS encoding D-alanyl-D-alanine carboxypeptidase family protein, with protein sequence MPNKLSLKLSLVIVSLVMLLGIATSTVPNVQASQDKTEEIARSKKLDKDTQKLLKSNKPLQLDAKSALAIDYKTGQLLYAKNINKALPVASMSKLLTLYVTLHMIHNGQAHWNDKVKINRDLHKLSVDKDYANVKLKLGHYYTIRQLYQAAVYSENAATMALGYGLAHGSTQKFALMMRHQARDLGIKDATIYTACGLTNGEVGALGFKDAPYDAENKLSARDMALLAMKILQLYPDILKSTSANTTKFEKTTMLNWNWMIKGRSQALPDIMVDGLKTGTSDTAKACFTGTAVKNGRRIITVVMGVPNKGQYDPNRFIQTRKLMKYVFAKYHYFALPKGAYLNGITNGFNNGMINVADGKRKHVDLSIAKNTNVWLTKKQMFNIVDVKPTKNYQGNHGVEAPFTDEDVIATGKVMGISYLPGVNNTVSLKSNQNVKSINFFARIWHKILNLF
- a CDS encoding sensor histidine kinase codes for the protein MKTKNKAMTLTHKEKISLLMDAVLTSLFILLVNFLVFYVIEVYYATHPDWQHELIHIGHSILAGNNEQLWNWSNVFIVTIAALDMFFLYIRLYMHYRHIQQQRIIAELYYIADGHFDHQIPYRFQGDERKIVDSINILVENVIHSMSEELKTKRSKDELISNVSHDIRTPLTSIIGYLGLIENHQFNSTDDLYKYVHIAYFKAKQMKDLADSLFEYTKLTESNRKPSQVRKVEMQSMLDQLSAEYDLLANEHEMKLHTTTNFTHLEIEANPDELARAIGNLLTNALKYGKDGENLYLEGKQINPKELVIKVANDGEKIPEASLDHVFDRFYRVENSRNKSTSGTGLGLAIVNEIVKLHGGYCEVSSNDKLTTFSLHLPIQQENKLIPAQGKH
- a CDS encoding response regulator transcription factor, translating into MKVLVVDDDQEIAELLKIYITNEGWDVVIVNDGEAALSELRKNSDIGLMLLDVMMPKMSGMEVLKRVRREIGLPIMIISAKTDDMDKIAGLIGGADDYITKPFNPLEVVARMRSVLRRYSDNVLVKEPEIIHVGTLTINREAHEVKNSEGENIALTAIEFGILYLLASHPGRVYSANEIFESVWRQESIISAKTVMVHVSHLRDKLEAATNGRTVIETVWGVGYRVNENQE